One part of the Dermacentor silvarum isolate Dsil-2018 chromosome 6, BIME_Dsil_1.4, whole genome shotgun sequence genome encodes these proteins:
- the LOC119456420 gene encoding 8.6 kDa transglutaminase substrate-like: protein MKATLLLLVVLTVAVIGSLATSAPNCDASACDPSKCPSAASCKCGTYKDACNCCDVCYKCPGESCVPVFQDKCSGKNTCQLEPGAAILTGATGICAEKGYVFNSEKGHHG, encoded by the exons ATGAAGGCTACTCTGCTGCTTCTGGTGGTCCTTACTGTCGCCGTGATCGG CTCCCTGGCGACCTCTGCACCGAACTGTGACGCTAGCGCCTGCGACCCCAGCAAGTGCCCAAGCGCAGCCAGCTGCAAGTGCGGTACATACAAGGACGCTTGCAACTGCTGCGATGTCTGCTACAAG TGCCCCGGCGAGTCTTGCGTGCCAGTCTTCCAGGACAAGTGCTCCGGCAAGAACACCTGCCAGCTGGAGCCTGGCGCAGCCATCCTGACCGGCGCCACCGGCATCTGCGCCGAGAAGGGATACGTCTTCAACAGCGAGAAGGGCCACCACGGTTGA